In Vicugna pacos chromosome 10, VicPac4, whole genome shotgun sequence, the following proteins share a genomic window:
- the BAD gene encoding bcl2-associated agonist of cell death isoform X1, which produces MGTPENPSSAHTQTPETEPRACSRSQNLSRVSRKNPALQIGAWAPTPLGTGPQVPASTAEQPQASWGKLVTNRGNRPTATTMELPGSTSGTRRDKSLPLWCLHSGAGAVETRSRHSSHPTGTEDEEGTEEEEPSPFRGRSRSAPPNLWAAQRYGRELRRMSDEFHGSFKGLPRPKSAGTATQMRQSPSWTRFIQSWWGRNLGRGGSAPSQ; this is translated from the exons ATGGGGACTCCAGAGAATCCCTCATCTGCTCACACACAAACGCCCGAGACAGAA CCCAGAGCATGTTCCAGATCCCAGAATTTGAGCAGAGTGAGCAGGAAGAATCCAGCCCTGCAGATAGGGGCCTGGGCCCCAACCCCATTGGGGACAGGGCCCCAGGTCCCGGCAAGCACTGCCGAACAGCCACAGGCCTCCTGGGGGAAGCTGGTCACCAACAGGGGCAATCGGCCAACAGCAACTACCATGGAG CTACCAGGGAGTACATCAGGGACCAGAAGAGATAAATCCTTGCCCCTGTGGTGCCTACATTCTG GCGCTGGGGCTGTGGAAACCAGGAGTCGCCACAGCTCCCACCCAACGGGGACCGAGGACGAAGAAGggacggaggaggaggagcccagCCCCTTCCGGGGCCGCTCGCGCTCAGCGCCCCCCAACCTCTGGGCTGCACAGCGCTATGGCCGCGAGCTCCGGAGGATGAGCGACGAGTTTCACGGATCCTTCAAG GGACTCCCTCGCCCGAAGAGCGCCGGCACCGCGACACAGATGCGGCAAAGTCCCAGCTGGACGCGCTTCATCCAGTCCTGGTGGGGCCGGAACTTGGGGAGAGGAGGCTCCGCCCCCTCCCAGTGA
- the BAD gene encoding bcl2-associated agonist of cell death isoform X3 has translation MFQIPEFEQSEQEESSPADRGLGPNPIGDRAPGPGKHCRTATGLLGEAGHQQGQSANSNYHGGAGAVETRSRHSSHPTGTEDEEGTEEEEPSPFRGRSRSAPPNLWAAQRYGRELRRMSDEFHGSFKGLPRPKSAGTATQMRQSPSWTRFIQSWWGRNLGRGGSAPSQ, from the exons ATGTTCCAGATCCCAGAATTTGAGCAGAGTGAGCAGGAAGAATCCAGCCCTGCAGATAGGGGCCTGGGCCCCAACCCCATTGGGGACAGGGCCCCAGGTCCCGGCAAGCACTGCCGAACAGCCACAGGCCTCCTGGGGGAAGCTGGTCACCAACAGGGGCAATCGGCCAACAGCAACTACCATGGAG GCGCTGGGGCTGTGGAAACCAGGAGTCGCCACAGCTCCCACCCAACGGGGACCGAGGACGAAGAAGggacggaggaggaggagcccagCCCCTTCCGGGGCCGCTCGCGCTCAGCGCCCCCCAACCTCTGGGCTGCACAGCGCTATGGCCGCGAGCTCCGGAGGATGAGCGACGAGTTTCACGGATCCTTCAAG GGACTCCCTCGCCCGAAGAGCGCCGGCACCGCGACACAGATGCGGCAAAGTCCCAGCTGGACGCGCTTCATCCAGTCCTGGTGGGGCCGGAACTTGGGGAGAGGAGGCTCCGCCCCCTCCCAGTGA
- the BAD gene encoding bcl2-associated agonist of cell death isoform X2, producing MDRLSFLPAQSMFQIPEFEQSEQEESSPADRGLGPNPIGDRAPGPGKHCRTATGLLGEAGHQQGQSANSNYHGGAGAVETRSRHSSHPTGTEDEEGTEEEEPSPFRGRSRSAPPNLWAAQRYGRELRRMSDEFHGSFKGLPRPKSAGTATQMRQSPSWTRFIQSWWGRNLGRGGSAPSQ from the exons ATGGATAGACTGAGCTTCCTGCCAG CCCAGAGCATGTTCCAGATCCCAGAATTTGAGCAGAGTGAGCAGGAAGAATCCAGCCCTGCAGATAGGGGCCTGGGCCCCAACCCCATTGGGGACAGGGCCCCAGGTCCCGGCAAGCACTGCCGAACAGCCACAGGCCTCCTGGGGGAAGCTGGTCACCAACAGGGGCAATCGGCCAACAGCAACTACCATGGAG GCGCTGGGGCTGTGGAAACCAGGAGTCGCCACAGCTCCCACCCAACGGGGACCGAGGACGAAGAAGggacggaggaggaggagcccagCCCCTTCCGGGGCCGCTCGCGCTCAGCGCCCCCCAACCTCTGGGCTGCACAGCGCTATGGCCGCGAGCTCCGGAGGATGAGCGACGAGTTTCACGGATCCTTCAAG GGACTCCCTCGCCCGAAGAGCGCCGGCACCGCGACACAGATGCGGCAAAGTCCCAGCTGGACGCGCTTCATCCAGTCCTGGTGGGGCCGGAACTTGGGGAGAGGAGGCTCCGCCCCCTCCCAGTGA
- the GPR137 gene encoding integral membrane protein GPR137 isoform X2, with protein MESNLSGLVPAAGLVPALPPAVTLGLTAAYTTLYALLFFSVYAQLWLVLLYGHKRLSYQTVFLALCLLWAALRTTLFSFYFRDTPRANRLGPLPFWLLYCCPVCLQFFTLTLMNLYFAQVVFKAKAKRRPEMSRGLLAVRGAFVGASLLFLLVNVLCAVLSRRRRAQPWALLLVRVLVSDSLFVICALSLAACLCLVARRAPSTSIYLEAKGTSVCQAAAMGGAMVLLYASRACYNLAALALAPQSRLDAFDYDWYNVSDQSTSHILNGQVFGSRSYFFDRAHCEDEGCSWEHSRGESTSMSGSLSSGSWYGTIGREPGWCGGSQTRTTPLLFSQVLGPGSHHHSLYSTPQT; from the exons ATGGAGAGTAACCTGTCTGGCCTGGTGCCTGCTGCTGGGCTGGTGCCTGCGCTGCCGCCTGCCGTGACCCTGGGGCTGACTGCGGCCTACACGACCCTGTACGCCCTGCTCTTCTTCTCCGTCTATGCCCAGCTCTGGCTGGTGCTCCTGTATGGGCACAAGCGTCTCAGCTATCAGACGGTGTTCCTGGCACTGTGTCTGCTCTGGGCTGCCCTGCGTACCACCCTCTTCTCCTTCTATTTTCGAGATACACCCCGAGCCAACCGCCTGGGACCCCTGCCCTTTTGGCTTCTCTACTGCTGCCCTGTCTGCCTGCAGTTCTTCACACTGACGCTTATGAACCTCTACTTTGCTCAG GTGGTGTTCAAGGCCAAGGCAAAGCGTCGGCCAGAGATGAGCCGAGGCTT gctggCTGTCCGAGGGGCCTTCGTGGGGGCCTCGCTGCTCTTTCTTCTGGTGAATGTGCTGTGTGCAGTGCTGTCCCGCCGGCGCCGGGCACAGCCCTGGGCCCTCCTGCTGGTGCGCGTCCTGGTGAGCGACTCCCTGTTTGTTATCTGCGCGCTCTCTCTTGCTGCCTGCCTCTGCCTTGTCGCCCGGCGGGCCCCCTCCACCAGCATCTACCTGGAGGCCAAG GGGACCAGTGTGTGCCAGGCAGCTGCAATGGGTGGCGCCATGGTCCTGCTCTATGCCAGCCGGGCCTGCTACAACCTGGCAGCCCTGGCCTTGGCCCCCCAGAGCCGGCTGGATGCCTTCGATTACGACTGGTACAACGTCTCTGACCAG AGCACCAGCCACATCCTCAACGGGCAGGTCTTTGGCTCCCGTTCCTACTTCTTTGACCGGGCCCACTGCGAGGACGAGGGCTGCTCTTGGGAGCACAGCCGGGGCGAGAGCACCAG CATGTCTGGCAGCCTGAGCTCTGGTAGCTGGTACGGCACCATCGGGCGTGAGCCAGGCTGGTGCGGAGGCAGCCAGACGCGGACCACTCCTCTGCTCTTCTCCCAGGTTCTAGGACCAGGCAGCCACCACCACAGTCTCTACTCCACCCCACAGACGTGA
- the GPR137 gene encoding integral membrane protein GPR137 isoform X1, whose translation MESNLSGLVPAAGLVPALPPAVTLGLTAAYTTLYALLFFSVYAQLWLVLLYGHKRLSYQTVFLALCLLWAALRTTLFSFYFRDTPRANRLGPLPFWLLYCCPVCLQFFTLTLMNLYFAQVVFKAKAKRRPEMSRGLLAVRGAFVGASLLFLLVNVLCAVLSRRRRAQPWALLLVRVLVSDSLFVICALSLAACLCLVARRAPSTSIYLEAKGTSVCQAAAMGGAMVLLYASRACYNLAALALAPQSRLDAFDYDWYNVSDQADLVNDLGNKGYLVFGLILFVWELLPTTLLVGFFRVHRPPQDLSTSHILNGQVFGSRSYFFDRAHCEDEGCSWEHSRGESTSMSGSLSSGSWYGTIGREPGWCGGSQTRTTPLLFSQVLGPGSHHHSLYSTPQT comes from the exons ATGGAGAGTAACCTGTCTGGCCTGGTGCCTGCTGCTGGGCTGGTGCCTGCGCTGCCGCCTGCCGTGACCCTGGGGCTGACTGCGGCCTACACGACCCTGTACGCCCTGCTCTTCTTCTCCGTCTATGCCCAGCTCTGGCTGGTGCTCCTGTATGGGCACAAGCGTCTCAGCTATCAGACGGTGTTCCTGGCACTGTGTCTGCTCTGGGCTGCCCTGCGTACCACCCTCTTCTCCTTCTATTTTCGAGATACACCCCGAGCCAACCGCCTGGGACCCCTGCCCTTTTGGCTTCTCTACTGCTGCCCTGTCTGCCTGCAGTTCTTCACACTGACGCTTATGAACCTCTACTTTGCTCAG GTGGTGTTCAAGGCCAAGGCAAAGCGTCGGCCAGAGATGAGCCGAGGCTT gctggCTGTCCGAGGGGCCTTCGTGGGGGCCTCGCTGCTCTTTCTTCTGGTGAATGTGCTGTGTGCAGTGCTGTCCCGCCGGCGCCGGGCACAGCCCTGGGCCCTCCTGCTGGTGCGCGTCCTGGTGAGCGACTCCCTGTTTGTTATCTGCGCGCTCTCTCTTGCTGCCTGCCTCTGCCTTGTCGCCCGGCGGGCCCCCTCCACCAGCATCTACCTGGAGGCCAAG GGGACCAGTGTGTGCCAGGCAGCTGCAATGGGTGGCGCCATGGTCCTGCTCTATGCCAGCCGGGCCTGCTACAACCTGGCAGCCCTGGCCTTGGCCCCCCAGAGCCGGCTGGATGCCTTCGATTACGACTGGTACAACGTCTCTGACCAG GCGGACCTGGTGAATGACTTGGGGAACAAAGGCTACCTGGTGTTTGGCCTCATCCTTTTTGTGTGGGAACTACTGCCCACCACTCTGCTGGTGGGCTTCTTTCGGGTGCACCGGCCCCCACAGGACCTG AGCACCAGCCACATCCTCAACGGGCAGGTCTTTGGCTCCCGTTCCTACTTCTTTGACCGGGCCCACTGCGAGGACGAGGGCTGCTCTTGGGAGCACAGCCGGGGCGAGAGCACCAG CATGTCTGGCAGCCTGAGCTCTGGTAGCTGGTACGGCACCATCGGGCGTGAGCCAGGCTGGTGCGGAGGCAGCCAGACGCGGACCACTCCTCTGCTCTTCTCCCAGGTTCTAGGACCAGGCAGCCACCACCACAGTCTCTACTCCACCCCACAGACGTGA